In a genomic window of bacterium:
- a CDS encoding DUF4416 family protein produces MGKIKEVSLVKLICGLISNKVELFDKTTFDLSSYFGEIDYQSENFLFDQTNYYEEEMGKDLFRRFISFKELINRERLAEVKRITNEVEKCYSQNNKRMVNLDPGYFTYSNLVLASTKNYFHRIYIGKDIFAEVTLYYTKGKFNFLPWTYPDYKKQEYLDSFLEIRKIYQEQIKEIEKHH; encoded by the coding sequence ATGGGAAAGATTAAAGAAGTATCTTTAGTTAAATTAATTTGTGGGCTTATTTCAAATAAAGTAGAATTATTTGATAAGACAACTTTTGATTTAAGTAGTTATTTTGGAGAAATAGATTACCAAAGCGAGAACTTTTTATTTGATCAGACTAATTATTATGAAGAAGAGATGGGAAAGGATTTATTTCGTCGGTTTATTAGTTTTAAGGAACTTATCAATAGAGAAAGATTAGCTGAAGTTAAAAGGATTACTAATGAAGTAGAGAAATGCTATTCTCAAAATAATAAGCGAATGGTAAACTTAGATCCTGGGTATTTTACTTATAGCAATTTAGTCTTAGCTTCCACCAAGAATTACTTTCACCGGATTTATATAGGAAAAGATATTTTTGCTGAAGTAACTCTTTATTATACTAAAGGTAAGTTTAACTTTCTTCCCTGGACTTATCCAGACTATAAAAAGCAAGAATATTTAGATTCTTTTTTAGAGATAAGGAAGATATATCAGGAACAGATAAAAGAGATAGAAAAACATCATTAG
- the fliS gene encoding flagellar export chaperone FliS translates to MNTVIDIKNQGSMILLLYEGALKFLEKAKEALTINGNNNRKNNHEVGDNIIKTQNILTELMVSLDMSKGEVANNLYRLYDYMNHRLIEANVKKDSNSIVEVSEMLRELRETWELAIRKLEKDLN, encoded by the coding sequence ATGAACACTGTAATTGATATTAAGAATCAAGGTAGTATGATCCTTTTACTTTATGAAGGAGCTTTAAAATTTTTAGAAAAAGCTAAGGAAGCTCTGACTATTAATGGAAATAATAATAGAAAAAATAATCATGAAGTCGGAGACAACATTATTAAAACTCAGAATATATTAACTGAACTAATGGTTTCCTTAGATATGAGTAAAGGTGAAGTAGCTAATAATTTGTATCGTCTTTATGATTATATGAACCATAGGTTAATTGAAGCTAATGTCAAAAAGGATAGTAACTCAATTGTCGAAGTTTCGGAGATGCTCAGAGAATTAAGAGAGACTTGGGAATTAGCAATAAGAAAGCTTGAAAAGGATTTAAATTAA
- a CDS encoding N-acetylneuraminate synthase family protein, which yields MKYKIKIEERMIGDEELIFIIAEAGINHNGEIEMAKKLIIAAAKAGADAVKFQTFSADKLVSRKLRPKAYDLFKSLSLKRADYKELFHIANEERIMFLSTPFDEESARFLAELGVKAMKIASGDITNLPFLSYVGLLCLPVILSTGASNITEVSEAVETLICCRVGQFWNNLVLLHCVSSYPAPLSELNLNVIENMKRIFNVPIGFSDHTTNDYVPLLALAKGACLIEKHFTLDKNMKGPDQKLSLDPQEMAQMIKKIREAEKCFGSPYNKETQLSEMAIRTEARKSVVVTQDIKSGTIITKEMLSLKRPGIGLSPKFIDNVVGKAAQRDIQEGEIITTGMILKMFKESFKE from the coding sequence ATGAAGTATAAAATAAAGATTGAAGAAAGGATGATCGGTGATGAAGAGCTGATCTTTATCATAGCTGAAGCAGGAATTAACCATAACGGAGAAATAGAGATGGCTAAGAAATTAATCATAGCAGCTGCTAAAGCAGGAGCTGATGCTGTAAAATTTCAAACCTTCTCCGCGGATAAGCTAGTCTCCAGAAAACTTCGTCCCAAGGCTTATGATTTATTTAAATCTTTATCCTTAAAAAGAGCAGATTACAAGGAATTATTCCATATCGCTAATGAAGAAAGAATTATGTTTTTATCTACTCCTTTTGATGAAGAATCAGCTCGTTTTTTAGCAGAGTTAGGAGTTAAGGCGATGAAAATTGCTTCTGGAGATATAACTAATCTTCCTTTTCTTTCTTATGTAGGTTTATTGTGCCTTCCGGTAATATTATCTACAGGAGCTTCTAATATCACCGAAGTTTCAGAAGCCGTAGAGACTTTGATTTGTTGCCGGGTTGGTCAGTTTTGGAATAATTTAGTGCTTTTGCATTGTGTTTCTTCATACCCAGCACCTCTTTCTGAGCTAAATTTAAATGTCATTGAGAATATGAAGAGAATATTTAATGTTCCGATAGGGTTTTCTGACCATACTACCAATGATTATGTTCCTTTATTAGCCTTAGCCAAGGGTGCTTGTCTCATTGAAAAACATTTTACTCTCGACAAAAATATGAAAGGACCAGACCAAAAACTTTCTTTAGACCCACAAGAGATGGCTCAGATGATTAAGAAGATAAGAGAAGCAGAAAAATGTTTTGGTTCACCGTATAATAAAGAAACTCAGCTTTCAGAAATGGCGATTAGAACCGAAGCAAGAAAAAGTGTTGTTGTCACTCAAGATATAAAAAGTGGAACTATTATCACTAAAGAAATGCTATCTCTTAAAAGACCTGGTATTGGGCTTTCACCTAAATTTATAGATAATGTTGTTGGGAAAGCAGCTCAAAGAGATATTCAAGAAGGTGAAATAATAACCACTGGAATGATTCTTAAGATGTTCAAAGAAAGTTTTAAAGAATAA
- a CDS encoding DUF115 domain-containing protein, translating to MNKICSKIEVINTSSGKPTVKYKEVWLHSKYDPEKEAQRLIRDIDFKKIDLFIVLGIGLGYHLEELLNNISPGSLIIAVEKEEKVYQAFLSIRKERNFLNSSPIVLAINQSISAVIKLISERFSFIKQKGLRIIEYRPCVTLNLSYYQELRRKIEDLIDFKVTQSLTLAGFGNIWQENLCRNLEKIIESPGVIKLFYRFNRIPAFIIAAGPSLDKNATYLKRAKKKGILICVDTALKTLENLRIIPDFVVCVDPQERNFKKLENSNLENVFLVTADIAHWKIPLISNDRFVYQTNHPFSRWLSKFIEKKGEIDTTGGSVSAISLDLAIKMGCSPIILVGLDLAFSQGFSHAKDSYQVSELLNRLNKFYTLEMAQQELLKEGLDLIAIKGNYQERVFSNKLFDGYRKWIENEIEDLKGHLEVINATEGGAYIKGTKVCSLPEAIDKFCQKDLNFNIYEILKKEKNKVKKVDQERLKKGIDNLKVQINDLELLCREGLELYQDHRKKSPGKDLSYQILSLEKSISKKEEVLSILEVIFYAHAFHKLQKIKSIEDEEEFYFNWHFIWYQELINSCLTLKNMLNLYING from the coding sequence ATGAATAAAATTTGCTCCAAGATAGAAGTTATTAACACTTCTTCAGGTAAACCCACCGTTAAGTATAAAGAAGTTTGGCTTCATAGTAAATACGATCCTGAAAAAGAAGCTCAAAGACTGATAAGAGATATTGATTTTAAAAAGATTGACTTATTTATCGTTTTGGGTATTGGTCTTGGGTATCACCTTGAAGAATTATTAAATAATATCTCCCCCGGTAGCTTAATCATTGCTGTTGAAAAAGAAGAAAAAGTTTATCAAGCCTTTTTAAGTATCCGGAAAGAAAGAAATTTTTTAAATTCTTCACCAATAGTCTTAGCTATTAACCAAAGCATAAGCGCTGTAATTAAATTAATTTCGGAAAGATTTTCCTTTATTAAGCAGAAAGGCTTAAGAATTATTGAATATCGCCCTTGCGTTACTCTTAATTTAAGTTACTATCAAGAACTACGAAGGAAGATAGAAGATTTAATTGATTTTAAGGTTACTCAAAGTTTAACTTTAGCTGGTTTTGGAAATATTTGGCAGGAAAATTTATGCAGGAATTTAGAAAAGATTATAGAAAGTCCTGGAGTAATAAAGTTATTTTACCGATTTAACCGTATTCCTGCCTTTATTATTGCCGCTGGTCCTTCTTTAGACAAAAATGCTACTTATCTTAAAAGAGCTAAAAAAAAGGGAATCTTAATTTGCGTTGATACTGCCTTAAAAACATTAGAAAATCTAAGGATAATTCCAGATTTCGTAGTTTGTGTAGACCCTCAAGAAAGAAACTTCAAAAAATTAGAAAACTCAAATCTTGAGAATGTTTTTTTAGTAACGGCTGATATTGCCCATTGGAAAATACCCTTAATCTCAAATGATAGATTTGTCTACCAGACTAATCATCCTTTTTCTAGATGGCTTTCTAAGTTTATTGAGAAAAAAGGAGAAATAGATACTACCGGTGGAAGTGTATCAGCTATCTCCTTGGACTTGGCTATAAAGATGGGGTGTTCTCCTATAATCTTAGTCGGCTTGGATTTGGCCTTTAGCCAAGGCTTCTCTCACGCTAAAGATAGTTATCAAGTAAGTGAGTTGCTAAATCGTCTCAATAAGTTTTATACTTTAGAAATGGCTCAACAAGAGCTCCTGAAAGAAGGACTGGATTTAATAGCAATAAAAGGAAATTACCAAGAAAGAGTATTTTCAAATAAGTTGTTTGATGGGTATCGCAAGTGGATAGAAAATGAGATTGAAGATCTTAAAGGTCATCTTGAGGTAATTAATGCCACCGAAGGTGGAGCTTATATCAAAGGAACTAAGGTTTGTTCTTTGCCAGAAGCGATAGATAAATTCTGCCAAAAAGATTTAAATTTTAATATTTATGAAATCTTAAAGAAAGAAAAAAATAAAGTCAAGAAAGTAGATCAAGAGAGATTAAAGAAGGGAATAGATAATTTAAAAGTTCAAATAAATGATCTGGAACTACTTTGCAGAGAAGGATTGGAATTATATCAGGATCATAGAAAAAAATCCCCAGGAAAAGATCTTTCTTATCAAATTTTAAGCCTAGAAAAGAGTATTTCTAAAAAAGAAGAAGTTTTGTCTATCTTAGAAGTTATCTTTTATGCCCATGCCTTTCATAAGCTCCAAAAGATAAAAAGCATAGAAGATGAAGAAGAATTTTATTTTAACTGGCATTTTATTTGGTATCAAGAACTAATTAACTCTTGTCTTACCTTAAAGAATATGTTAAATTTATATATTAATGGTTGA
- a CDS encoding alpha-hydroxy-acid oxidizing protein gives MAKTIMIIGGGVMQIPAIFVAKEMGLTVMVTDYNPNAYGLSLADIPLVMSTKDIEGSVRMAKESNREVKIDGVITVGTDASMTVAAVANALKLPGIEFEVAEKATSKIKMREAFSKNNVPSPKFLPCWSMGDTFWAAKEIGFPLVIKPSDNMGARGVTLIKEKSEIEWAFHLAKESSPSGEILVEEYMEGPELSIDALVYDEEVDFCGIADRIIDFPPHFVELGHTLPSCLPKETQKAACKVMEQGIKALGIDIGAAKGDIKITKEGPKIVELAARLSGGFMSGYTLPLATGYNIIKAAIEIALGHKPAKFKNILRRVAVERAIIPHSGRIVSIEGVGEARKIKGVVEVILNTQVGDALLPVISNIGKAANIITVAKSREEAIKAAEEAMKLIKIEVGPSLGLDWSEVKASARQKLHRICRVCDICEGINCSSGVPGMGGIGNGESFKANINALKKYKLNLSVIHNVYEPNIKIDIFGVQLETPILVAPITGTNTNMGGAIESKIYTKSVVEGGKRAGSMAMVGDGASSFHYREELEIIKEALGWGIPIFKPRVEQEEILKRIREAEEHNVVAVGIDIDAATFVTMINKGQLVGPKSIEQLRELIKSTKLPFILKGIMTTKDAEDACKAGAVAIVVSNHGGRVLDCMPGALDILPEIVEAVGKKILVLVDGGIRSGADVLKCLALGAKAVLVGRPIAIGAIGKQVQGVEYMINRYSRELKEAMILTGCSSLAEIDRRIIYRSTN, from the coding sequence ATGGCTAAGACTATCATGATTATTGGCGGCGGTGTTATGCAAATTCCAGCTATCTTTGTGGCTAAAGAAATGGGGTTGACGGTAATGGTTACTGATTATAACCCCAATGCCTATGGGCTTTCTTTGGCTGATATTCCTTTAGTTATGAGTACTAAGGACATTGAGGGCTCAGTGAGAATGGCTAAAGAAAGTAACCGTGAAGTAAAAATCGATGGGGTGATCACGGTAGGGACTGATGCTTCTATGACTGTAGCGGCAGTAGCTAATGCTTTAAAGTTACCAGGAATTGAATTTGAAGTGGCTGAGAAAGCTACCAGTAAGATTAAGATGAGAGAAGCTTTTTCAAAAAATAATGTTCCTTCTCCTAAATTTTTGCCTTGTTGGAGTATGGGAGATACTTTTTGGGCCGCTAAAGAGATTGGCTTTCCATTGGTCATAAAACCTTCTGATAATATGGGGGCAAGAGGAGTAACTTTAATTAAGGAAAAATCAGAGATTGAATGGGCCTTTCATTTAGCTAAGGAATCATCGCCTTCTGGTGAAATCTTAGTGGAAGAGTATATGGAAGGTCCTGAATTAAGTATTGATGCTTTAGTTTATGATGAAGAGGTTGATTTTTGTGGAATTGCTGATCGGATTATTGACTTTCCTCCTCATTTTGTAGAGTTAGGACATACTTTGCCTTCTTGTTTGCCTAAGGAAACTCAAAAAGCTGCTTGTAAGGTGATGGAACAAGGAATAAAAGCCTTAGGAATAGATATTGGAGCTGCCAAAGGAGATATTAAAATTACAAAAGAAGGTCCTAAGATTGTGGAGTTAGCTGCTCGGTTGAGTGGCGGATTTATGTCGGGATACACCCTTCCCTTGGCTACAGGTTATAATATTATTAAAGCTGCTATTGAGATTGCATTAGGACACAAACCTGCTAAATTTAAGAACATTCTCCGTAGAGTAGCGGTGGAACGAGCCATCATTCCTCATTCAGGAAGGATAGTTTCTATTGAAGGAGTGGGAGAAGCAAGAAAGATAAAAGGAGTAGTCGAAGTAATATTGAATACTCAAGTAGGAGATGCTTTATTACCTGTAATTTCTAACATAGGCAAAGCAGCTAATATAATTACTGTGGCTAAGAGTCGGGAAGAAGCAATTAAAGCTGCCGAAGAAGCCATGAAGTTAATTAAAATCGAAGTAGGACCTTCTCTTGGTTTGGATTGGAGTGAGGTTAAAGCCAGTGCTCGCCAGAAGTTGCATCGAATTTGTCGGGTTTGCGATATTTGCGAAGGAATAAATTGTTCCAGTGGAGTGCCTGGTATGGGTGGGATAGGAAATGGAGAGTCATTCAAAGCTAACATCAACGCTTTGAAGAAATATAAGTTAAATCTCAGCGTTATTCATAATGTCTATGAACCTAATATTAAAATCGATATTTTTGGAGTACAATTAGAGACTCCTATTTTAGTTGCTCCTATTACCGGAACCAACACTAATATGGGAGGAGCTATAGAATCAAAAATTTACACTAAATCTGTAGTAGAGGGTGGCAAAAGGGCTGGAAGCATGGCCATGGTAGGCGATGGAGCTAGCTCTTTTCACTATAGAGAAGAATTGGAGATCATTAAAGAGGCTTTGGGTTGGGGAATACCTATCTTCAAACCTCGTGTCGAACAAGAAGAAATCTTAAAGAGAATAAGAGAGGCTGAAGAACATAATGTTGTAGCCGTGGGCATAGATATCGATGCCGCTACTTTTGTGACTATGATTAATAAAGGCCAGTTAGTAGGTCCCAAGTCTATAGAGCAGTTAAGAGAGCTGATTAAGAGCACTAAACTTCCTTTTATTTTAAAAGGAATTATGACCACAAAAGATGCGGAAGATGCCTGTAAAGCAGGAGCGGTCGCTATTGTAGTTTCTAATCATGGGGGTCGAGTTTTAGATTGTATGCCTGGAGCCTTAGATATCCTTCCTGAAATCGTAGAAGCAGTAGGAAAAAAGATCTTGGTCTTAGTAGATGGAGGAATAAGAAGTGGAGCTGATGTCTTAAAGTGTTTAGCTTTGGGAGCTAAAGCCGTGTTAGTAGGGAGACCTATTGCTATTGGCGCTATTGGTAAACAAGTTCAAGGAGTAGAATACATGATTAATAGATACAGCCGAGAACTTAAAGAAGCTATGATCTTAACAGGATGTTCTTCTTTAGCTGAAATAGATAGAAGAATTATTTATAGATCAACTAATTAA
- a CDS encoding aldolase: MSKKEEIFFWSPEELRLREKLIELKEEYGCESLKFETEAEGASFEEIRYYMNLALGQVPIIVKIGGPDARNDIRELSKIGVQGLIAPMVESPYGLENFVTALKEMVSLEQYHYLWKGINIETITTYRQIEAIFSSQEILEIQGISIGRSDLSKSMNLSVDSLEVMEITKEITKKAQKVNLIVSVGGGITPNNSLVIVEKINPERINTRNLGFNLKRCHCITKSIKKALEFELALLEHKAKQVKDHYDLLTKRVNTLKMRLEN; this comes from the coding sequence ATGAGCAAAAAAGAAGAAATCTTTTTTTGGTCCCCTGAAGAGTTAAGATTAAGAGAAAAGTTGATAGAATTGAAAGAAGAATATGGTTGTGAATCTCTAAAGTTTGAAACAGAAGCGGAAGGAGCTAGTTTTGAAGAAATTCGTTATTACATGAATTTAGCCTTGGGACAAGTACCTATTATTGTCAAGATTGGAGGGCCTGACGCTCGAAATGACATCAGAGAACTTTCAAAGATTGGTGTTCAAGGATTAATAGCTCCTATGGTTGAATCTCCCTATGGATTAGAAAATTTTGTGACAGCTTTAAAAGAGATGGTAAGCTTAGAGCAGTACCATTACTTATGGAAAGGGATTAATATTGAAACTATTACTACCTATCGACAAATTGAGGCTATTTTTAGTAGCCAGGAAATTTTAGAGATTCAAGGAATAAGTATTGGCAGAAGCGACTTAAGCAAATCAATGAATCTTTCTGTAGACAGCTTGGAAGTGATGGAGATTACCAAAGAGATAACTAAAAAAGCTCAAAAGGTTAACTTGATCGTTTCTGTAGGTGGAGGCATTACTCCAAATAATTCCTTAGTTATTGTGGAAAAGATTAATCCAGAGCGGATTAATACTCGTAATTTAGGATTTAATCTTAAAAGATGTCATTGCATAACTAAGAGTATAAAAAAGGCTTTAGAGTTTGAATTAGCTTTATTGGAACATAAAGCTAAACAAGTCAAAGATCACTATGACTTACTGACTAAGAGAGTAAATACCTTAAAGATGAGGTTGGAAAATTAA